DNA from Salinispora arenicola:
GGGGTTGATCGGGCCGACAGGCGCGGCGCTGACCGCGTTGCCCATCATCGCGAACGCGGTGGCGGCGGCCACCGCGGCGGTTCCGGCGGCGCCGACGGCACCCAATTCTGTGCGTGTTTTCATGTTTCCCCATCGCAATATCGGCGTTATATCTGTTTTGGGATGATAAAGAGAAATCGGTAAGTCATGAATACTCACGTTTGGCGTGGCGTGAGTGAACTGCTGGAAATGCGACAACCCCACGATCCTGGGCCACTGCGCGGCAACTCAGGGGCGGGCGGCCGGGCGAGCCGCGTACCATCGACCCAAGTCAGGGTTACCGGGGAGTAGTTATGAGTGACGCAGTCATCGTCGGCGCCGTACGCACCCCTGTCGGGCGGCGCAAGGGGAGCCTCGCCGGTGTGCACCCGGTCGATCTGTCAGCACACGTGCTGCGCACCCTCACCGAACGTACCGGCATCGATCCAGCCCAGGTCGACGACGTGTTCTGGGGCTGCGTCTCGCAGGTCGGTGAGCAGTCATGGAACATCGCCCGCAACGCCATCCTCGCGGCTGGCTGGCCCGAGTCGGTTCCCGGCACCACACTCGACCGACAGTGCGGGTCCAGCCAGCAGGCGCTGCACTTCGCTGCCGCGACAGTGCTGTCCGGGCAAGCCGACCTGGTGGTGGCGGGCGGCGTCGAGTCGATGACCCGGGTACCGATGGGGTCCAGCGTGGTCGGTGGCCTGCCGTTCAGCGCCGCGATCCTGGACCGCTACCGAGGGGTCGAGGGGGTAGCCGAGGACGACCCGCTCCCGTTCAGTCAGGGGGTCGGGGCGGAGCTGATCGCTCGACGGTGGCGCCTCTCCCGCACCCAGCTGGACGAGTTCGCCCTCGCCAGCCACGAGAAGGCGGCTGCGGCGCAGGACGCCGGCGCGTTCGACGCCGAGCTGGCGCCGGTCGGCCTCGCCGAGGGCGGCACGGTCACCGCCGACGAGGGCATCCGTCGGGACACCTCGCTGGCGAAGTTGGCCGAACTGCCCACCCCGTTCCGGGCCGACGGCGTGGTGACCGCCGGGTCCGCGTCGCAGATCTCGGACGGCGCGGCCGCGCTCGCGGTCACGACCGCCGAGTGGGCCGGCCGGCACGGCCTGCGCCCGCTCGCCCGCGTCCACACCGCTGTAGTCTGCGCCGACGATCCGGTCGCCATGTTGACCGCCCCGATCCCGGCCACTGCCAAGGCGCTGCGCCGCGCAGGGCTGGGCATTGAGGAGATCGGCGTGTACGAGGTCAACGAGGCGTTCGCCCCGGTGCCGCTGGCCTGGCTCGCGGAGACCGAAGCCGACCCGGAGCGGCTGAACCCGCGTGGCGGTGCCATCGCCCTCGGGCACCCGCTCGGCGGCTCCGGGGCCCGGATCATGACCACCATGTTGGCGCACATGCGGGACGAGAACATCCGATATGGCCTGCAAACCATGTGCGAGGGTGGCGGCATGGCCAACACGACCATCGTCGAGCTGCTCTGAACCACGCCCGCCCCGGTGGGCACGGAAGAGGCGATGTTCGCCGCGTCGCCCATATCACCCGCGCCGGGGCGTCGTTGGGCAGGGCATGGACGTCTTCTCCCGAACGTTCCTTCCCGCCGCGGCCGAGGCCGGTCTCGCGACCCAGACCGCGAGCCGGCACATGCCGGTCTTTCGCCGCTGCGTCGGCTCGGGTGACGCCACCATTCTGGTCACCCGGTGCAGCCGCCCGAACCGGTCGACGCCCGGTGAGTACCTCCTGCTGCTGACCCACCGGCGGCTGGTCGTCACGCGGCAGACCCGGGTGCTGCACCGGCTCCGCCTGCACCTCAACACCGAGCTGCACGAGCTGAGTAACGTCACCTGGGGTCCGGACCCGCGCCTGCACTGCGTCGAACTGGCCGCCACCGCCATCGACGGCGTCCGGGAACGATTCGTCATCCGCACCCGGCACCCCAAGCAGGTGTGGCAGCTCGACGAGCTACTCAATCACGCCTTCCGCACACGGGTGCGGCCCGCGCGCGAGCGGCTCGTGGCCACGATCGGTGACCCGGCGCCCGCCCGGACTGCCGGCCTCCAGCCCGCGACCGTCCGCTGATCGTTTCCTTACCGAACCCGAACACGTCCCGAACAGTGCCGCGCAGCTCCGGTCGGTCATCATGAGCCGGTGATCGTCGACGCGCCACATCGCGGGCTCGTCCTCCTCGTCGAGGACGAAGCGACCATCGCCGACCTGGTCCGGCTCTACCTGAACCGGGACGGTTTCGGCGTACATCTGGAGCGTGACGGTGACGCCGGACTCGCCGCCGCCCGCCGACTCCGACCGGTGGCCTGCGTGCTCGACATCGCGCTACCCGGCCTGCCCGGCACCGAGATCTGCCGCCGGCTACGCGAAGCGGGCGACTGGACACCGGTCATCTTCCTCACCGCGCGCGACGACGAGGTGGACCGCGTCGTCGGGCTCGAGCTCGGCGCGGACGACTACGTCACCAAACCGTTCAGCCCCCGTGAACTGGTGGCCCGGCTGCGGGCGGTGCTACGCCGCGTCGCCGGGCCCCCACCGGGCCAGCCGCGGAGGGTCGGTGTGGTCATGCTGGACCCCGACCGCCGTACGGTGACCGCGGCGGGTGATCCCGTGCAGCTGACCTCCACCGAGTTCGACCTGCTCGCCCACCTGATGGCACGCCCCGGGCGGGTGTTCACGCGGGAGGAACTGCTCGCGGGTGTGTGGGGGTACGCCGTCCCCGCCGGTACCCGCACCGTCGACGTGCACGTGGCGCAGGTCCGGGCGAAGCTCGGCTCGGCGAGCGTGATCCGCACCCATCGGGGCGTGGGGTACGCCGCCGATGCGTGACCACCGGGTCGACCATCCGACTGTGGCGTTGCCGGTAGCCGGCGCCCGGCGGCCCCCGTTCACCCGGCACGGGCAGACCCTGACCGTCCGAGCTGTGCTGGTGACCTGCGCCGTTGCGCTGATCTCGGTCCTGGTCACCGCGATCGTCGCGGTGCCGCTCGCGGTACGCGGGGTGGAACGGCGCGAGCAGCAGGCGCTGGCCGGCCAGGCCCGGCTCGCCGCCGAGGCGCTGCGCAGCCGCCTGGAGACCCCCCGCCCGATGGACGAGGATCGGCTGCTGCGGCAACTGCGGGCGCAGGGCATCGAGGCGTACCTGGTCCGTGACGGG
Protein-coding regions in this window:
- a CDS encoding acetyl-CoA C-acyltransferase is translated as MSDAVIVGAVRTPVGRRKGSLAGVHPVDLSAHVLRTLTERTGIDPAQVDDVFWGCVSQVGEQSWNIARNAILAAGWPESVPGTTLDRQCGSSQQALHFAAATVLSGQADLVVAGGVESMTRVPMGSSVVGGLPFSAAILDRYRGVEGVAEDDPLPFSQGVGAELIARRWRLSRTQLDEFALASHEKAAAAQDAGAFDAELAPVGLAEGGTVTADEGIRRDTSLAKLAELPTPFRADGVVTAGSASQISDGAAALAVTTAEWAGRHGLRPLARVHTAVVCADDPVAMLTAPIPATAKALRRAGLGIEEIGVYEVNEAFAPVPLAWLAETEADPERLNPRGGAIALGHPLGGSGARIMTTMLAHMRDENIRYGLQTMCEGGGMANTTIVELL
- a CDS encoding response regulator transcription factor; translation: MIVDAPHRGLVLLVEDEATIADLVRLYLNRDGFGVHLERDGDAGLAAARRLRPVACVLDIALPGLPGTEICRRLREAGDWTPVIFLTARDDEVDRVVGLELGADDYVTKPFSPRELVARLRAVLRRVAGPPPGQPRRVGVVMLDPDRRTVTAAGDPVQLTSTEFDLLAHLMARPGRVFTREELLAGVWGYAVPAGTRTVDVHVAQVRAKLGSASVIRTHRGVGYAADA